Proteins encoded together in one Ipomoea triloba cultivar NCNSP0323 chromosome 4, ASM357664v1 window:
- the LOC116015304 gene encoding 40S ribosomal protein S9-2-like, with protein MVHVSFYRNYGKTFKKPRRPYEKERLDAELKLVGEYGLRCKRELWRVQYALSRIRNNARMLLTLDEKDPRRIFEGDALLRRMNRYGLLDESQNKLDYVLALTVENFLERRLQTLVFKAGMAKSIHHARVLIRQKHIRVGRQVVNVPSFMVRVDSQKHIDFSLSSPFGGGRPGRVKRKNQKAAAKKAAGGDGDEEDEE; from the exons ATGGTAAGACATTCAAGAAGCCTCGACGTCCATATGAGAAAGAGCGTTTGGATGCGGAGTTGAAACTTGTGGGTGAGTACGGTCTTAGGTGCAAGAGGGAGCTTTGGAGAGTACAGTATGCTTTGAGCCGAATCAGGAATAATGCAAGAATGCTTCTTACTCTTGATGAGAAGGACCCACGCCGTATTTTTGAGGGCGATGCCCTCCTGAGGAGAATGAACAGGTATGGTTTGCTGGATGAGAGCCAGAACAAGCTTGATTATGTCCTTGCCCTCACTGTGGAGAACTTCCTTGAACGCCGTCTCCAAACTCTTGTTTTCAAGGCTGGCATGGCAAAATCAATCCATCATGCCAGAGTTCTAATTAGGCAAAAgcatatcag GGTTGGAAGGCAGGTGGTGAATGTTCCCTCATTTATGGTTAGAGTGGACTCCCAGAAACACAttgatttctctctctctagtCCTTTCGGCGGTGGACGCCCTGGCAGAGTGAAGAGAAAGAACCAGAAGGCAGCCGCAAAGAAGGCTGCTGGGGGTGATGGTGACGAAGAGGATGAAGAATGA